Proteins encoded together in one Gadus chalcogrammus isolate NIFS_2021 chromosome 18, NIFS_Gcha_1.0, whole genome shotgun sequence window:
- the uros gene encoding uroporphyrinogen-III synthase, with the protein MRVLLLKEPRDGEAGPDPYIQELAARGHEATMIPVLSFKFVSLNNLSDKLFQPDKHGGLIFTSPRAVEAVKMCVEAEGRGEEWRLIKDKWNAKSVYVVGKATGDLVRQLGLKPLGEDSGTADVLSRLIIQRENAFLLPLFFPCGSIKREVLPTALRDNGVPLETLTVYQTAEHPDLQESLTSYFTQKGTPASIAFFSPSGVKFCLETVRELSSERLTRIKFAAIGPTTADAMTAEGLCVSCSADKPSATGLAAAIAKVLL; encoded by the exons ATGCGGGTGTTGCTTTTGAAGGAGCCCAGAGATGGGGAGGCTGGACCTGATCCGTATATCCAG GAGTTGGCAGCCCGTGGGCATGAAGCAACCATGATCCCAGTTCTGTCCTTTAAGTTTGTCTCGTTAAACAACTTGTCGGACAAG CTGTTCCAACCAGACAAACATGGGGGTCTTATCTTCACCAGCCCCCGAGCAGTCGAGGCCGTGAAGATGTGCGTAGAAGCGGAAGGACGGGGAGAAG AATGGCGTTTGATAAAGGACAAGTGGAATGCTAAGTCTGTATATGTGGTTGGCAAAGCAACAGGTGATTTGG TCCGACAGCTGGGTCTGAAACCTCTGGGAGAGGACAGCGGCACTGCGGACGTCCTGTCCCGTCTCATCATCCAAC GAGAGAACGCATTCCTTTTACCACTCTTCTTCCCCTGCGGCTCCATCAAGAGAGAGGTGCTGCCCACGGCGTTAAGAGACAACG GAGTGCCTCTGGAGACGCTGACTGTCTATCAAACCGCGGAGCATCCAGACCTCCAAGAGAGTCTCACCAGCTACTTCACTCAGAAG GGAACTCCAGCCAGCATTGCCTTTTTCAGTCCATCGGGAGTGAAGTTCTGCCTGGAAACCGTGCGAGAGCTATCCAGTGAACGTCTGACCCGGATCAAG TTTGCAGCCATTGGACCGACCACAGCGGACGCCATGACGGCGGAGGGCCTCTGCGTTAGCTGTTCTGCCGACAAGCCGAGTGCTACCGGGCTAGCCGCAGCGATAGCTAAGGTGCTACTGTGA
- the bccip gene encoding protein BCCIP homolog, producing the protein MASMAKKRAVEMVTNGEKSDNSSDESIGDEEDSVEDSEDSDEEINEEVMVDFEAHAIAHTDFNGIKKLLQQLFLKAHVNTSDLTDLIIQQNHIGSVVRQAEVPEDSDGEDNPDEVFGFISMLNLTERKGVQCVEEVKDLIMDHCENNSSGSVTEQLETIFSDTSKSVGLLLSERFINVPPQIALPLHKQLQEEIAEAQRTNQPSGKCHYCLMISKTCKEVTKSIPARGGAAPKEELLFINAEEEFFYEHATVKFNYSVQDETDSCLSGRWSFDDVPMKPFRTVMLIPADSIPSIMEKLKEFLTV; encoded by the exons ATGGCTTCCATGGCTAAGAAACGTGCGGTAGAAATGGTTACAAACGGCGAAAAGAGTGATAACAGCTCAGACGAGAGCATTGGGGACGAGGAGGACTCCGTGGAAGACAGCGAGGACTCAGACGAGGAGATTAACGAG GAGGTCATGGTGGATTTTGAAGCTCACGCCATCGCACATACTGATTTCAATGGAATCAAGAAACTTCTGCAACAG CTGTTCCTCAAGGCCCACGTAAACACATCCGACCTGACCGACCTCATCATCCAACAGAACCATATCGGAAGTGTAGTTCGG CAAGCAGAGGTGCCTGAGGACAGCGATGGAGAGGACAACCCTGATGAAGTATTTGGCTTCATTAGTATGCTGAACCTCACCGAGAGAAAG GGTGTGCAGTGCGTGGAAGAGGTGAAGGATCTGATCATGGACCACTGTGAGAACAACAGCTCTGGGAGCGTCACAGAGCAGCTGGAGACGATCTTCAGCGACACCAGCAAGTCGGTCGGGCTTCTTCTGAGCGAGCGGTTCATCAACGTGCCGCCACAGATCGCCCTGCCACTGCACAAACAGCTCCA GGAGGAGATCGCGGAGGCCCAGCGGACCAACCAGCCCAGCGGGAAGTGTCACTACTGCCTCATGATCAGCAAGACCTGCAAGGAGGTGACCAAGAGCATCCCGGCTCGGGGGGGTGCAGCGCCCAAGGAGGAGCTGCTGTTCATCAACGCAGAGGAGGAGTTCTTCTATGAG CACGCCACGGTGAAGTTCAACTACTCGGTGCAGGATGAAACTGACTCGTGTCTGAGCGGCCGCTGGTCCTTCGACGACGTTCCCATGAAGCCGTTCCGCACGGTGATGCTGATTCCGGCCGACAGCATTCCCAGCATCATGGAGAAACTCAAGGAGTTTCTCACCGTCTGA